A window of the Dickeya dianthicola NCPPB 453 genome harbors these coding sequences:
- the codA gene encoding cytosine deaminase, which yields MKIINAALRHQAGLHTLRLQDGLIAAVDLQPAMLPATPDTLDAAGQLAIPPLVEPHIHLDAVLTAGEPEWNMSGTLFEGIERWSQRKAVITHEDAKRRAHTAIGMLRDHGIQHVRTHVDVTDPSLAALEAMLEVKNEASGLIDLQIVAFPQEGIESYPAGRQLMERAIALGADVVGGIPHFENTREQGVSSVKFLMELAERTGCLVDVHCDETDDPNSRFLEVLAEETRVRDMGARVTASHTVAMGSYDNAYCSKLFRLLRRSGLSFISCPTESIHLQGRFDTFPKRRGVTRVAELDRAGMNVCFGQDSIKDPWYPLGNGNILRILDAGLHICHMMGYQDLQRCLDFVTDNSAKALHLGDRYGLAVGRPANLLILDAENDYDAVRRQAKARLSIRHGKIIMQREPERIRYPDASR from the coding sequence ATGAAGATTATCAACGCCGCCCTGCGTCATCAGGCCGGGCTGCACACGCTGCGACTGCAGGACGGCCTGATTGCCGCGGTAGACCTCCAACCCGCCATGCTGCCCGCCACGCCGGATACCCTTGACGCCGCCGGGCAACTGGCGATCCCGCCGCTGGTGGAACCGCATATTCACCTCGATGCCGTCCTGACCGCCGGCGAACCGGAGTGGAACATGAGCGGCACGCTGTTCGAAGGCATCGAACGCTGGAGCCAGCGCAAAGCCGTTATCACCCACGAAGACGCCAAGCGCCGGGCGCATACCGCCATCGGCATGTTGCGCGACCACGGCATCCAGCACGTTCGCACCCACGTTGATGTCACCGATCCGTCGCTGGCGGCGCTGGAAGCGATGCTGGAAGTTAAAAACGAAGCGAGCGGTCTGATCGACCTGCAAATCGTCGCGTTCCCGCAGGAAGGCATCGAGTCGTACCCGGCAGGCCGTCAATTAATGGAACGCGCCATCGCGCTGGGCGCCGACGTGGTTGGCGGCATTCCTCATTTTGAGAACACTCGCGAACAGGGCGTCAGCTCGGTGAAATTCCTGATGGAACTGGCGGAACGCACCGGTTGTCTGGTGGACGTACACTGCGACGAAACCGACGACCCGAACTCGCGTTTCCTGGAAGTGCTGGCGGAAGAAACGCGGGTGCGGGACATGGGCGCTCGCGTCACCGCCAGCCACACCGTGGCGATGGGGTCTTATGACAACGCCTACTGTTCGAAACTGTTCCGCCTGCTGCGCCGCTCGGGCCTCAGCTTCATTTCCTGCCCGACCGAAAGCATCCACCTGCAAGGGCGATTCGACACCTTTCCCAAACGCCGCGGCGTCACCCGGGTAGCCGAACTGGACCGTGCCGGCATGAACGTCTGCTTCGGGCAGGATTCGATCAAGGACCCGTGGTATCCGCTCGGCAACGGCAACATTCTGCGCATTCTCGACGCCGGGCTGCATATCTGCCACATGATGGGGTATCAGGATCTACAGCGCTGTCTGGATTTCGTGACCGACAACAGCGCCAAAGCGCTGCATCTGGGCGATCGCTACGGCCTCGCCGTCGGCCGCCCAGCCAACCTGCTTATTCTGGATGCGGAAAACGACTACGACGCGGTGCGGCGTCAGGCCAAAGCGCGCCTGTCGATACGCCACGGAAAAATCATCATGCAGCGTGAGCCGGAGCGGATTCGGTATCCTGACGCATCACGCTGA
- a CDS encoding type IV pilus twitching motility protein PilT, with the protein MDVSEWVRSSVKQNVSDLHLCSGHPPVWRIDGQLVADAAQPPLHNAELEQWCRSWLDPACEQQLRQSGQTDCALTLPEGQRLRANLFMQRHGLSAALRLIPQHQPDLPTLGAPPVVAELADCADGLILVTGATGSGKSTTLAAMITALNQRRARHIITLEDPIEFLHTSQRSLIQQREIGRHSEGFASALRAALREDPDVLLLGELRDGETIRLALTAAETGHLVLATLHTRRAVQAVDRLVDVFPAEEKAFVRAQLAASLQAVVAQKLLPGAQGGRVALFEVLLATPAVSNLIREGKTHQLPSLLQTGSQVGMQTFEQSYQQRCREGALRPDADAAGMVSA; encoded by the coding sequence ATGGATGTGAGTGAATGGGTGAGGTCTAGTGTAAAACAGAATGTGTCCGATCTGCACCTGTGCAGCGGTCATCCGCCGGTGTGGCGCATCGACGGGCAACTGGTGGCCGATGCCGCTCAGCCGCCGTTGCATAACGCCGAACTGGAACAGTGGTGCCGCAGTTGGCTGGACCCGGCCTGCGAGCAGCAACTGCGGCAATCCGGGCAGACCGATTGCGCGCTGACGCTGCCGGAGGGCCAGCGGTTGCGGGCCAATTTGTTTATGCAGCGCCACGGGTTATCGGCGGCGCTGCGTCTTATCCCGCAGCATCAGCCGGATTTGCCGACGCTGGGCGCGCCGCCGGTGGTGGCGGAGCTGGCCGATTGCGCCGATGGCCTGATTCTGGTGACCGGCGCGACCGGCAGCGGTAAATCCACCACGCTGGCGGCGATGATTACCGCGCTTAATCAACGCCGCGCGCGCCACATTATTACGCTGGAAGACCCGATTGAGTTCCTGCATACCAGCCAGCGCAGCCTGATCCAGCAGCGGGAGATCGGTCGTCACAGCGAAGGATTCGCCAGCGCATTGCGGGCGGCGCTGCGCGAAGACCCGGACGTGCTGCTGCTCGGCGAGTTGCGCGACGGCGAGACGATTCGGCTGGCGCTGACGGCGGCGGAAACCGGCCATCTGGTGCTGGCGACGCTGCACACCCGGCGGGCGGTGCAGGCGGTGGACCGGCTGGTGGACGTCTTTCCCGCCGAGGAGAAAGCGTTTGTCCGCGCGCAACTGGCGGCCAGTTTGCAGGCGGTGGTGGCGCAGAAACTGCTGCCGGGCGCGCAAGGCGGGCGCGTGGCGCTGTTTGAAGTGCTGCTCGCCACCCCGGCGGTCAGCAACCTGATCCGCGAAGGCAAAACCCACCAGTTGCCGAGCCTGCTGCAAACCGGCAGCCAGGTCGGCATGCAGACTTTTGAGCAGAGTTACCAGCAGCGATGCCGGGAGGGGGCGCTGCGGCCTGACGCGGATGCCGCCGGTATGGTGTCAGCGTGA
- the proC gene encoding pyrroline-5-carboxylate reductase yields the protein MEHRKIAFIGAGNMAQAIIAGLMAGGYPASRVGVSAPSATHRDVLAARYGIASLSDNAACARDADVIVLAVKPQLMAGVCDALAQQVDFSGKLVLSIAAGVSVARLRELLGAAINIVRIMPNTPSLVGKGMSGLYAPAQVSDTDRAFAADLMNSVGKLCWVADEAQINGVIAAAGSAPAYFFLFMEAMQQEAIRQGFDADTARLLVQQAASGAAALVEASPDTPLSTLRENVTSKGGTTAEALRVFNERQLGQTVADAMQAAVYRAREMESLF from the coding sequence ATGGAACACCGTAAAATAGCCTTTATCGGCGCGGGCAATATGGCGCAGGCGATCATCGCCGGTCTGATGGCGGGCGGCTACCCGGCCAGCCGCGTCGGCGTCAGCGCACCGTCTGCCACCCACCGCGATGTGCTGGCCGCCCGTTATGGCATCGCCAGCCTGAGCGACAATGCGGCCTGCGCCCGCGATGCCGACGTCATCGTGCTGGCGGTCAAACCGCAACTGATGGCGGGCGTCTGCGACGCATTGGCGCAGCAGGTGGATTTCAGCGGCAAGCTGGTGCTGTCGATCGCCGCCGGCGTCAGCGTGGCGCGCTTGCGTGAACTACTCGGTGCCGCAATCAATATCGTGCGCATCATGCCCAATACCCCATCGCTGGTCGGCAAAGGCATGAGCGGCCTGTACGCGCCGGCGCAGGTCAGCGACACCGACCGCGCCTTTGCCGCCGACCTGATGAACAGCGTCGGCAAGCTGTGCTGGGTAGCCGATGAAGCGCAGATTAACGGCGTGATTGCCGCCGCCGGCAGCGCTCCTGCCTACTTCTTCCTGTTTATGGAAGCCATGCAGCAGGAGGCTATCCGTCAGGGTTTCGACGCCGACACCGCTCGGCTGCTGGTGCAGCAAGCGGCCAGCGGCGCGGCGGCGCTGGTGGAGGCCAGTCCGGATACCCCGCTGTCGACATTGCGGGAAAACGTGACCTCCAAAGGCGGCACCACCGCCGAAGCGCTGCGCGTGTTCAACGAGCGCCAGTTGGGCCAGACTGTTGCGGATGCCATGCAGGCCGCCGTGTACCGGGCCAGGGAAATGGAATCGCTGTTCTGA